Proteins from a single region of Felis catus isolate Fca126 chromosome B4, F.catus_Fca126_mat1.0, whole genome shotgun sequence:
- the FBXL14 gene encoding F-box/LRR-repeat protein 14 isoform X2, with amino-acid sequence METHISCLFPELLAMIFGYLDVRDKGRAAQVCTAWRDAAYHKSVWRGVEAKLHLRRANPSLFPSLQARGIRRVQILSLRRSLSYVIQGMANIESLNLSGCYNLTDNGLGHAFVQEIGSLRALNLSLCKQITDSSLGRIAQYLKGLEVLELGGCSNITNTGLLLIAWGLQRLKSLNLRSCRHLSDVGIGHLAGMTRSAAEGCLGLEQLTLQDCQKLTDLSLKHISRGLTGLRLLNLSFCGGISDAGLLHLSHMGSLRSLNLRSCDNISDTGIMHLAMGSLRLSGLDVSFCDKVGDQSLAYIAQGLDGLKSLSLCSCHISDDGINRMVRQMHGLRTLNIGQCVRITDKGLELIAEHLSQLTGIDLYGCTRITKRGLERITQLPCLKVLNLGLWQMTDSEKVRILHSNL; translated from the exons atggagaCCCACATCTCGTGCTTGTTCCCCGAGCTGCTGGCCATGATCTTCGGCTACCTGGACGTCCGGGATAAGGGGCGCGCGGCGCAGGTGTGCACGGCCTGGCGGGACGCCGCCTACCACAAGTCGGTGTGGCGGGGGGTGGAGGCCAAGCTGCACCTGCGCCGGGCCAACCCGTCGCTGTTCCCCAGCCTGCAGGCCCGGGGTATCCGCCGTGTGCAGATCCTGAGCCTCCGCCGCAGCCTCAGCTACGTGATCCAGGGCATGGCCAACATCGAGAGCCTCAACCTAAGCGGCTGCTACAACCTCACTGACAACGGGCTGGGCCACGCGTTTGTGCAGGAGATCGGCTCCCTGCGTGCCCTGAACCTGAGTCTCTGCAAGCAGATCACCGACAGCAGCCTGGGCCGCATAGCCCAGTACCTCAAGGGCCTGGAGGTGCTGGAGCTGGGGGGTTGCAGCAACATCACCAATACCGGCCTCCTGCTCATCGCCTGGGGCCTGCAGCGCCTCAAGAGCCTTAATCTCCGCAGCTGCCGCCACCTCTCGGACGTGGGCATAGGGCACCTGGCCGGCATGACGCGCAGCGCCGCCGAGGGCTGCCTGGGCCTGGAGCAGCTTACGCTGCAGGACTGCCAGAAGCTGACTGACCTTTCTCTAAAGCACATCTCCCGGGGGCTGACGGGCCTGAGGCTCCTCAACCTCAGTTTCTGCGGGGGCATCTCGGACGCGGGCCTCCTGCACCTGTCGCACATGGGCAGCCTACGCAGCCTTAACCTGCGCTCCTGCGACAACATCAGTGACACTGGCATCATGCATCTGGCCATGGGCAGCCTTCGCCTCTCGGGGCTGGATGTGTCGTTCTGTGACAAGGTGGGGGACCAGAGTCTGGCTTacatagctcagggcctggacgGCCTCAAGTCCCTGTCCCTCTGCTCCTGCCACATCAGCGACGATGGCATCAACCGCATGGTGCGGCAGATGCATGGGCTGCGCACGCTCAACATTGGACAGTGTGTGCGTATCACAGACAAGGGCCTGGAGCTGATCGCGGAGCACCTGAGCCAGCTCACTGGCATAGACCTGTATGGCTGCACCCGAATCACCAAGCGCGGCCTGGAGCGCATCACGCAGCTGCCCTGCCTCAAGGTACTCAACCTAGGACTCTGGCAGATGACGGACAGTGAGAAGGTCAG aatccTCCACAGCAACCTGTGA
- the FBXL14 gene encoding F-box/LRR-repeat protein 14 isoform X4, with the protein METHISCLFPELLAMIFGYLDVRDKGRAAQVCTAWRDAAYHKSVWRGVEAKLHLRRANPSLFPSLQARGIRRVQILSLRRSLSYVIQGMANIESLNLSGCYNLTDNGLGHAFVQEIGSLRALNLSLCKQITDSSLGRIAQYLKGLEVLELGGCSNITNTGLLLIAWGLQRLKSLNLRSCRHLSDVGIGHLAGMTRSAAEGCLGLEQLTLQDCQKLTDLSLKHISRGLTGLRLLNLSFCGGISDAGLLHLSHMGSLRSLNLRSCDNISDTGIMHLAMGSLRLSGLDVSFCDKVGDQSLAYIAQGLDGLKSLSLCSCHISDDGINRMVRQMHGLRTLNIGQCVRITDKGLELIAEHLSQLTGIDLYGCTRITKRGLERITQLPCLKGLL; encoded by the exons atggagaCCCACATCTCGTGCTTGTTCCCCGAGCTGCTGGCCATGATCTTCGGCTACCTGGACGTCCGGGATAAGGGGCGCGCGGCGCAGGTGTGCACGGCCTGGCGGGACGCCGCCTACCACAAGTCGGTGTGGCGGGGGGTGGAGGCCAAGCTGCACCTGCGCCGGGCCAACCCGTCGCTGTTCCCCAGCCTGCAGGCCCGGGGTATCCGCCGTGTGCAGATCCTGAGCCTCCGCCGCAGCCTCAGCTACGTGATCCAGGGCATGGCCAACATCGAGAGCCTCAACCTAAGCGGCTGCTACAACCTCACTGACAACGGGCTGGGCCACGCGTTTGTGCAGGAGATCGGCTCCCTGCGTGCCCTGAACCTGAGTCTCTGCAAGCAGATCACCGACAGCAGCCTGGGCCGCATAGCCCAGTACCTCAAGGGCCTGGAGGTGCTGGAGCTGGGGGGTTGCAGCAACATCACCAATACCGGCCTCCTGCTCATCGCCTGGGGCCTGCAGCGCCTCAAGAGCCTTAATCTCCGCAGCTGCCGCCACCTCTCGGACGTGGGCATAGGGCACCTGGCCGGCATGACGCGCAGCGCCGCCGAGGGCTGCCTGGGCCTGGAGCAGCTTACGCTGCAGGACTGCCAGAAGCTGACTGACCTTTCTCTAAAGCACATCTCCCGGGGGCTGACGGGCCTGAGGCTCCTCAACCTCAGTTTCTGCGGGGGCATCTCGGACGCGGGCCTCCTGCACCTGTCGCACATGGGCAGCCTACGCAGCCTTAACCTGCGCTCCTGCGACAACATCAGTGACACTGGCATCATGCATCTGGCCATGGGCAGCCTTCGCCTCTCGGGGCTGGATGTGTCGTTCTGTGACAAGGTGGGGGACCAGAGTCTGGCTTacatagctcagggcctggacgGCCTCAAGTCCCTGTCCCTCTGCTCCTGCCACATCAGCGACGATGGCATCAACCGCATGGTGCGGCAGATGCATGGGCTGCGCACGCTCAACATTGGACAGTGTGTGCGTATCACAGACAAGGGCCTGGAGCTGATCGCGGAGCACCTGAGCCAGCTCACTGGCATAGACCTGTATGGCTGCACCCGAATCACCAAGCGCGGCCTGGAGCGCATCACGCAGCTGCCCTGCCTCAAG ggATTGCTCTGA
- the FBXL14 gene encoding F-box/LRR-repeat protein 14 isoform X5, protein MANIESLNLSGCYNLTDNGLGHAFVQEIGSLRALNLSLCKQITDSSLGRIAQYLKGLEVLELGGCSNITNTGLLLIAWGLQRLKSLNLRSCRHLSDVGIGHLAGMTRSAAEGCLGLEQLTLQDCQKLTDLSLKHISRGLTGLRLLNLSFCGGISDAGLLHLSHMGSLRSLNLRSCDNISDTGIMHLAMGSLRLSGLDVSFCDKVGDQSLAYIAQGLDGLKSLSLCSCHISDDGINRMVRQMHGLRTLNIGQCVRITDKGLELIAEHLSQLTGIDLYGCTRITKRGLERITQLPCLKVLNLGLWQMTDSEKVRDCSDFAWWSCLYQPRTFGTM, encoded by the exons ATGGCCAACATCGAGAGCCTCAACCTAAGCGGCTGCTACAACCTCACTGACAACGGGCTGGGCCACGCGTTTGTGCAGGAGATCGGCTCCCTGCGTGCCCTGAACCTGAGTCTCTGCAAGCAGATCACCGACAGCAGCCTGGGCCGCATAGCCCAGTACCTCAAGGGCCTGGAGGTGCTGGAGCTGGGGGGTTGCAGCAACATCACCAATACCGGCCTCCTGCTCATCGCCTGGGGCCTGCAGCGCCTCAAGAGCCTTAATCTCCGCAGCTGCCGCCACCTCTCGGACGTGGGCATAGGGCACCTGGCCGGCATGACGCGCAGCGCCGCCGAGGGCTGCCTGGGCCTGGAGCAGCTTACGCTGCAGGACTGCCAGAAGCTGACTGACCTTTCTCTAAAGCACATCTCCCGGGGGCTGACGGGCCTGAGGCTCCTCAACCTCAGTTTCTGCGGGGGCATCTCGGACGCGGGCCTCCTGCACCTGTCGCACATGGGCAGCCTACGCAGCCTTAACCTGCGCTCCTGCGACAACATCAGTGACACTGGCATCATGCATCTGGCCATGGGCAGCCTTCGCCTCTCGGGGCTGGATGTGTCGTTCTGTGACAAGGTGGGGGACCAGAGTCTGGCTTacatagctcagggcctggacgGCCTCAAGTCCCTGTCCCTCTGCTCCTGCCACATCAGCGACGATGGCATCAACCGCATGGTGCGGCAGATGCATGGGCTGCGCACGCTCAACATTGGACAGTGTGTGCGTATCACAGACAAGGGCCTGGAGCTGATCGCGGAGCACCTGAGCCAGCTCACTGGCATAGACCTGTATGGCTGCACCCGAATCACCAAGCGCGGCCTGGAGCGCATCACGCAGCTGCCCTGCCTCAAGGTACTCAACCTAGGACTCTGGCAGATGACGGACAGTGAGAAGGTCAG ggATTGCTCTGATTTTGCCTGGTGGAGTTGCCTGTACCAACCCAGAACATTTGGTACTATGTAA
- the FBXL14 gene encoding F-box/LRR-repeat protein 14 isoform X3 gives METHISCLFPELLAMIFGYLDVRDKGRAAQVCTAWRDAAYHKSVWRGVEAKLHLRRANPSLFPSLQARGIRRVQILSLRRSLSYVIQGMANIESLNLSGCYNLTDNGLGHAFVQEIGSLRALNLSLCKQITDSSLGRIAQYLKGLEVLELGGCSNITNTGLLLIAWGLQRLKSLNLRSCRHLSDVGIGHLAGMTRSAAEGCLGLEQLTLQDCQKLTDLSLKHISRGLTGLRLLNLSFCGGISDAGLLHLSHMGSLRSLNLRSCDNISDTGIMHLAMGSLRLSGLDVSFCDKVGDQSLAYIAQGLDGLKSLSLCSCHISDDGINRMVRQMHGLRTLNIGQCVRITDKGLELIAEHLSQLTGIDLYGCTRITKRGLERITQLPCLKNPPQQPVRPWS, from the exons atggagaCCCACATCTCGTGCTTGTTCCCCGAGCTGCTGGCCATGATCTTCGGCTACCTGGACGTCCGGGATAAGGGGCGCGCGGCGCAGGTGTGCACGGCCTGGCGGGACGCCGCCTACCACAAGTCGGTGTGGCGGGGGGTGGAGGCCAAGCTGCACCTGCGCCGGGCCAACCCGTCGCTGTTCCCCAGCCTGCAGGCCCGGGGTATCCGCCGTGTGCAGATCCTGAGCCTCCGCCGCAGCCTCAGCTACGTGATCCAGGGCATGGCCAACATCGAGAGCCTCAACCTAAGCGGCTGCTACAACCTCACTGACAACGGGCTGGGCCACGCGTTTGTGCAGGAGATCGGCTCCCTGCGTGCCCTGAACCTGAGTCTCTGCAAGCAGATCACCGACAGCAGCCTGGGCCGCATAGCCCAGTACCTCAAGGGCCTGGAGGTGCTGGAGCTGGGGGGTTGCAGCAACATCACCAATACCGGCCTCCTGCTCATCGCCTGGGGCCTGCAGCGCCTCAAGAGCCTTAATCTCCGCAGCTGCCGCCACCTCTCGGACGTGGGCATAGGGCACCTGGCCGGCATGACGCGCAGCGCCGCCGAGGGCTGCCTGGGCCTGGAGCAGCTTACGCTGCAGGACTGCCAGAAGCTGACTGACCTTTCTCTAAAGCACATCTCCCGGGGGCTGACGGGCCTGAGGCTCCTCAACCTCAGTTTCTGCGGGGGCATCTCGGACGCGGGCCTCCTGCACCTGTCGCACATGGGCAGCCTACGCAGCCTTAACCTGCGCTCCTGCGACAACATCAGTGACACTGGCATCATGCATCTGGCCATGGGCAGCCTTCGCCTCTCGGGGCTGGATGTGTCGTTCTGTGACAAGGTGGGGGACCAGAGTCTGGCTTacatagctcagggcctggacgGCCTCAAGTCCCTGTCCCTCTGCTCCTGCCACATCAGCGACGATGGCATCAACCGCATGGTGCGGCAGATGCATGGGCTGCGCACGCTCAACATTGGACAGTGTGTGCGTATCACAGACAAGGGCCTGGAGCTGATCGCGGAGCACCTGAGCCAGCTCACTGGCATAGACCTGTATGGCTGCACCCGAATCACCAAGCGCGGCCTGGAGCGCATCACGCAGCTGCCCTGCCTCAAG aatccTCCACAGCAACCTGTGAGACCATGGAGTTAA
- the FBXL14 gene encoding F-box/LRR-repeat protein 14 isoform X1: protein METHISCLFPELLAMIFGYLDVRDKGRAAQVCTAWRDAAYHKSVWRGVEAKLHLRRANPSLFPSLQARGIRRVQILSLRRSLSYVIQGMANIESLNLSGCYNLTDNGLGHAFVQEIGSLRALNLSLCKQITDSSLGRIAQYLKGLEVLELGGCSNITNTGLLLIAWGLQRLKSLNLRSCRHLSDVGIGHLAGMTRSAAEGCLGLEQLTLQDCQKLTDLSLKHISRGLTGLRLLNLSFCGGISDAGLLHLSHMGSLRSLNLRSCDNISDTGIMHLAMGSLRLSGLDVSFCDKVGDQSLAYIAQGLDGLKSLSLCSCHISDDGINRMVRQMHGLRTLNIGQCVRITDKGLELIAEHLSQLTGIDLYGCTRITKRGLERITQLPCLKVLNLGLWQMTDSEKVRDCSDFAWWSCLYQPRTFGTM from the exons atggagaCCCACATCTCGTGCTTGTTCCCCGAGCTGCTGGCCATGATCTTCGGCTACCTGGACGTCCGGGATAAGGGGCGCGCGGCGCAGGTGTGCACGGCCTGGCGGGACGCCGCCTACCACAAGTCGGTGTGGCGGGGGGTGGAGGCCAAGCTGCACCTGCGCCGGGCCAACCCGTCGCTGTTCCCCAGCCTGCAGGCCCGGGGTATCCGCCGTGTGCAGATCCTGAGCCTCCGCCGCAGCCTCAGCTACGTGATCCAGGGCATGGCCAACATCGAGAGCCTCAACCTAAGCGGCTGCTACAACCTCACTGACAACGGGCTGGGCCACGCGTTTGTGCAGGAGATCGGCTCCCTGCGTGCCCTGAACCTGAGTCTCTGCAAGCAGATCACCGACAGCAGCCTGGGCCGCATAGCCCAGTACCTCAAGGGCCTGGAGGTGCTGGAGCTGGGGGGTTGCAGCAACATCACCAATACCGGCCTCCTGCTCATCGCCTGGGGCCTGCAGCGCCTCAAGAGCCTTAATCTCCGCAGCTGCCGCCACCTCTCGGACGTGGGCATAGGGCACCTGGCCGGCATGACGCGCAGCGCCGCCGAGGGCTGCCTGGGCCTGGAGCAGCTTACGCTGCAGGACTGCCAGAAGCTGACTGACCTTTCTCTAAAGCACATCTCCCGGGGGCTGACGGGCCTGAGGCTCCTCAACCTCAGTTTCTGCGGGGGCATCTCGGACGCGGGCCTCCTGCACCTGTCGCACATGGGCAGCCTACGCAGCCTTAACCTGCGCTCCTGCGACAACATCAGTGACACTGGCATCATGCATCTGGCCATGGGCAGCCTTCGCCTCTCGGGGCTGGATGTGTCGTTCTGTGACAAGGTGGGGGACCAGAGTCTGGCTTacatagctcagggcctggacgGCCTCAAGTCCCTGTCCCTCTGCTCCTGCCACATCAGCGACGATGGCATCAACCGCATGGTGCGGCAGATGCATGGGCTGCGCACGCTCAACATTGGACAGTGTGTGCGTATCACAGACAAGGGCCTGGAGCTGATCGCGGAGCACCTGAGCCAGCTCACTGGCATAGACCTGTATGGCTGCACCCGAATCACCAAGCGCGGCCTGGAGCGCATCACGCAGCTGCCCTGCCTCAAGGTACTCAACCTAGGACTCTGGCAGATGACGGACAGTGAGAAGGTCAG ggATTGCTCTGATTTTGCCTGGTGGAGTTGCCTGTACCAACCCAGAACATTTGGTACTATGTAA